Genomic DNA from Veillonella criceti:
GGCATGCATTTTTCCTTCATGTTTAGAGGCAAACTCATGACCGGTTTGTTCCGTTACATTAAGAGCATCAATATCAGCGCGCAACATAATCGTCTTACCTGGCTTTGCGCCCTCAATCCACGCCACAATACCTGTATTCTTTTCAGTATTAATTTCATAGGGAATCCCTAATTTATCCAATTCACCAGCTAAATATTGAGTCGTTGCTTGTTCCTCAAAACTTACTTCTGGATATTGATGCAAATGACGACGCCAAGCAATAATATCACCTTCGTATTCCTTTTGCAATCGTTTAACGGCTTCTATTGTATTCATTGCTGTACTATTTGTATTCGTAACTGTTGTTGATTCCATATGTTGTCCTCCAATCTCTTTGGTTCTCATAGTAGAATAATTGAGTCTCCTTGTCAAGTTTTTCCTACCTAAACACTATGATATAATTTTCAGATACTTACGCTTTTTTGTGATATACTAAACGATATACTAAATAGTCACTTTATAAAAACTTCTAACCAATATATTCATCCAACCAATAAAGGACGTGACGCCCATGGATACTACCTTATTTCCATATTTTTTAATCTCATCCATTCTACTCACCTTGGCACCTGGACCAGACAATTTATATTTATTAGCTAAAAGTATTACTGATGGGGCCAAAAACGGCATTATCTTAGCAGGTGGTCTTGCGTCAGGCATCATTTTTCACACTACCCTAGTCATTCTAGGTGTAGCTGCCTTAGTCAAAAGTTCACCTATGGCCTTCGCTACCTTAAAATATGTAGGCGCAGCCTATCTATTTTATCTTGCTTATGGGGCTTTTACAGCGAAAGTAAATGAAACAAGTTCTACTGTAGTTACAACGGATAAAACTATATCTACTGAAACTTCTTCTACTGAAAGAGTATCTGTATCTGTTAAAACTTCCTCTGAAACAGGTCTTGCCATTTATCGTAAAGGCTTAATTATGAATATATTAAATCCTAAAGTATTGCTATTCTTTTTAGCCTTCTTACCTCAATTTGTAAGTCCTAATAGTGAAAATCCAAGCCTTGCCATTGCTTTCTTAGGGGCCACTTTTAGCTTGCAAGCCTTTATTTTATTCAGCCTTATTGCTCTTTGTGCTGGTAAATTACGGGGCTTTTTACACCAAGGACCAAAATCGCAACGCATATTAAATCGTGTGCAAGGTATAGTCCTTTTAGGTATTGGTGGCTTGTTGTTATTCTTTTAACAAACTATACCACCTGTATTACAATTATATTACAGGATGCTCTTCTAGGGAGTTAATCGTATAGCACTCTCAGATTATATTCAAACTAGTGTACTTTAGAGAAAGATGTCTATAAATAAAAGGATGTAACCTTACATGAATATCCTCATGTAACAGTTACATCCTTTTGTATTATTTAACCCAAGTTACAATGTCCGCTAAAATTCGAAGATCTCCATCACTTATCAATTTCTACTTTTTTTATTTATTCGCTAGCTGTTGCAACTTTGCTACTCGCTTATACAATGGTGGATGATCACTAAATAACTGATTAATAAAGCCATGCGTATCGCCATAACGACTTAATTTCGCCAATGCAGAGGCTAATTCCATACCTAGCCCTAATTCATGCGCATACCGATCAGCTCGATATTCCGCAATACGTGAGCCAAAAGGACTTAATAATACGAAGGCTGTATTAACGGCTGAATTCATAATTCGAACAATAAAATTTAAAGCTAATATAATTAAAGTAAAGAAAAATGACAAAATATTGATAAAAGGAATAAATCGAATGATATTATGAACAAACACAATAAGCCTAATAATAAAGCTAAATACGCGAAGTACTAAATTATAGGCAGAACCAATCGCAAACGATGTCATACCATATGTCGTATCTCGATGAACTAAATGGCTTAACTCATGCGCTAGTACACCTTTTAACTCGGCTGGCTCCATTTCAGCTAATAAACCTGCATAAACCACGACACGATCATGGCCCATAGCAAACGCATTAACTTCACCACTTTGGCCAACATACAAACGATACTTTTGAG
This window encodes:
- a CDS encoding LysE family translocator, which gives rise to MDTTLFPYFLISSILLTLAPGPDNLYLLAKSITDGAKNGIILAGGLASGIIFHTTLVILGVAALVKSSPMAFATLKYVGAAYLFYLAYGAFTAKVNETSSTVVTTDKTISTETSSTERVSVSVKTSSETGLAIYRKGLIMNILNPKVLLFFLAFLPQFVSPNSENPSLAIAFLGATFSLQAFILFSLIALCAGKLRGFLHQGPKSQRILNRVQGIVLLGIGGLLLFF
- a CDS encoding M48 family metalloprotease, with product MGILLVVLTAFAYGFVASIVLHFINNILVVFGIRNVLDQPFILEFLRAFNLPEHSFAIACVWVGLLFVSFIILYQLPPVQSLHLSFTGITKPQGELGEYLVACWQDVCQRAGVNPQKYRLYVGQSGEVNAFAMGHDRVVVYAGLLAEMEPAELKGVLAHELSHLVHRDTTYGMTSFAIGSAYNLVLRVFSFIIRLIVFVHNIIRFIPFINILSFFFTLIILALNFIVRIMNSAVNTAFVLLSPFGSRIAEYRADRYAHELGLGMELASALAKLSRYGDTHGFINQLFSDHPPLYKRVAKLQQLANK